Within the Prochlorococcus sp. MIT 1300 genome, the region TCTCATGCAAGCGAAAGGCGCATGTGGGGAGGCATGAGAGAGCCTGCAATGCCATCAGTTTTTCTTTCTGAGTTACCAGAAGATCTACTGCAAGGGCAGGCTCCTAGGGCTGGAGGCACAGCTATTAGAAGGGATAGGCATCTTGAAAGACTTACAAGAGTCGATAGAAATCAAAATCAAAATTGCCAATCTGTAAGTCCATCCAACCTGCCAAGTAATGCTGTACGCAGGCTCCATGGAGGCCCAGCCCCTGGCAAATCATGGAAAGTAGGTGACGTGGTAATTCATTCAAATTTCGGAGAAGGAGAAATTACTCACGTATTTGGCAATGGGGAGAAAGTCTCAGTTGCAGTGAAATTTAAGGGAATGGGGCCCAAAATACTTGACCCTCGAATTGCCCCTATATCTCCAAAATAGTGCAAACAAAAATCCTTAATCCTAGTTAAATTGTGGAACCTTTAATACTCAAATCAATATTAAACTCTCAAGGCTTCCCAGAAGGCTTCTTAACTGCATTAAGACAAGCAGCTTCCGAACTTAAAGTAAAGCGCATTGCATTAGTTGGTGGCAGCGTAAGAGACGGACTCTTAATCAACAGGAGTCAACAAATATTACCTAATAGAAATAAAAATGACATTGACCTTGTAATAGAAGGCTCAGCTAAAGAGTTAGTCGGAATATTAACCAAATGTCTAGGAGAAGATACGATTACATGCTCTCGATCATATGAAGCTTATGACACTGTAAAACTAAAATTTAATGGGGTAGAAATAGATTTTGCGACTTCAAGAGAGGAGTCCTACTGCTTACCAGGGGAGAACCCCTCCATAAAGGCAAGTGTACTGGAGAAAGATCTAGCCCGAAGAGATTTTAAAGTTAACGCAATGGCGATTGAATTATTAAGCCAAGAATTTCTTGACCCATTTGGTGGTATCAATGACCTAAAAGCTGGGAAATTAAATTTCCTTCATTCCAAAAGTGTCGAAGAAGATCCAACCAGAGTTATCAGAGCCGCACGATATTCAGCTCGATTAGGCTTTGAACTAACGCCTGAAGGGATTAAACAAGTAAAATCTACAATCTCTAATTGGCCATGGGAGGATCTCAGTACAAATAAATGCATCACCAACCAACATCTTCCTGCGCTCTCAACAAGATTAAGAATGGAATTTGAACTGCTCTTCGAAAAGGAGCCCTGGAAAATT harbors:
- a CDS encoding CCA tRNA nucleotidyltransferase: MEPLILKSILNSQGFPEGFLTALRQAASELKVKRIALVGGSVRDGLLINRSQQILPNRNKNDIDLVIEGSAKELVGILTKCLGEDTITCSRSYEAYDTVKLKFNGVEIDFATSREESYCLPGENPSIKASVLEKDLARRDFKVNAMAIELLSQEFLDPFGGINDLKAGKLNFLHSKSVEEDPTRVIRAARYSARLGFELTPEGIKQVKSTISNWPWEDLSTNKCITNQHLPALSTRLRMEFELLFEKEPWKIAIKNLQDWGALSLLDNHLQKDKEWSRRLHWGLQLGLPLLTVLIAGTNKPLKVAKRLQLSQKQQKLLQESHELKEILIERSLENYHENSLVPSYWCKFLESSGWQPESVALAISMNAPMRHYLLRWLLRWRKQISPKSAKTLLMEGWEEGPRLGEELNRLRLNEIDKCELKKQ